A DNA window from Camelina sativa cultivar DH55 chromosome 17, Cs, whole genome shotgun sequence contains the following coding sequences:
- the LOC104756229 gene encoding uncharacterized protein LOC104756229 gives MTLLEAISNTVAKQDRVESQSDYPIPLSHDGIFANLKPKLENPNPGTLINPISGWGISGSDVEVIDLGKKFSSKLKRKLKDTNGFVKDEFVRMLKQFLENIGEKVGILEAKPDELEELKRNTELLMGTNAAGLVLGDQAGLQELVEKNGFLMGRDVSGLILKDCIRLEMWELVEILISNSLVDHSSYSYLVSNLVEKQRSDLLCVVIKQASDLGATELLSILKYFLCPSKEAISNMVKVREEWDSEAMLAIEKVSNTELSKKSKVAEEASILLMVAHDGFSTSELCLHYLLASRNVDEVMFASAVSKLNGNEMRSFIRYLSKWMKKYEMFPQAGPCPKAASKLGLKLCNWVPELEDITKCLGLIIDENFSTLVLHSDLHEELKSIARVADGLASESKLCCFVANVVEKLKLEASRN, from the coding sequence ATGACGCTGCTTGAAGCTATCTCCAACACCGTAGCGAAACAGGACAGAGTCGAGTCGCAGTCAGATTATCCAATCCCTCTTAGCCACGATGGTATCTTCGCAAATCTGAAACCGAAGctagaaaaccctaatcctggTACCCTTATCAATCCAATATCCGGGTGGGGAATCTCCGGAAGCGATGTTGAAGTCATTGATTTAGGTAAGAAGTTTTCATCTAAGCTGAAAAGGAAGCTTAAGGATACGAATGGGTTTGTCAAAGATGAGTTTGTGAGAATGTTGAAGCAGTTTCTTGAGAATATTGGTGAGAAAGTTGGGATTTTAGAGGCTAAGCCTGATGAGTTAGAGGAGTTGAAAAGGAATACTGAGCTTTTGATGGGTACAAATGCAGCCGGGTTAGTCTTGGGTGATCAAGCTGGTCTACAGGAACTGGTGGAGAAGAATGGGTTTCTGATGGGTAGAGATGTAtctggtttaattttgaaagattgtATTCGTTTAGAGATGTGGGAGCTAGTGGAAATCTTGATTTCAAACTCCTTGGTTGATCATTCTTCATACTCTTATTTAGTTAGCAATCTTGTTGAGAAGCAAAGGTCAGATTTGCTTTGTGTTGTGATCAAACAAGCTTCAGATCTTGGGGCAACTGAGCTGCTTTCCATCTTGAAGTATTTTTTATGCCCATCAAAGGAAGCAATTAGCAACATGGTTAAGGTAAGAGAAGAATGGGACAGTGAGGCTATGTTGGCGATTGAAAAGGTGAGCAACACAGAGCTGTCAAAGAAGTCTAAAGTTGCTGAAGAGGCTTCGATCTTGCTGATGGTTGCTCACGACGGGTTTTCAACCTCTGAGCTTTGCCTTCATTACTTGTTAGCTTCGCGGAATGTTGATGAAGTCATGTTTGCATCTGCAGTTAGTAAGTTGAATGGCAATGAGATGAGGAGCTTTATTCGATACCTCTCTAAATGGATGAAGAAGTATGAGATGTTCCCTCAAGCTGGTCCATGCCCTAAAGCCGCCTCCAAGCTCGGTTTGAAACTATGCAACTGGGTTCCTGAACTCGAAGACATAACCAAATGTTTGGGGCTTATTATCGATGAGAACTTCTCCACTCTGGTTCTACACTCGGATTTGCATGAAGAGCTAAAGTCTATTGCAAGAGTAGCAGATGGTTTAGCTTCAGAATCAAAACTGTGCTGTTTTGTGGCTAATGTGgtagaaaaattgaaacttgaagCTTCACGAAACTAG